Proteins encoded within one genomic window of Lynx canadensis isolate LIC74 chromosome B2, mLynCan4.pri.v2, whole genome shotgun sequence:
- the ABCF1 gene encoding ATP-binding cassette sub-family F member 1 isoform X2: MPKGPKQQPPEPEWIGDGESTSPTDKVVKKGKKDKKTKKTFFEELAVEDKQAGEEEKVLKEKEQPQQQQQQKKKRDTRKGRRKKDVDDDGEEKELMERLKKLSVPASDEEDEVPAPIPRGGKKTKGGNVFAALIQDQSEDEEEEEKHPPKPAKLEKNRINKAVSEEQQPGLKGRKGKEEKSKGKTKPQNKFAALDNEEEEDEEEEITKQKEPPRQGREKTMKAEQGSEEEGEEEEEEGESKADDPYVHLSKKEKKKLKKQMEYERQVASLKAANAAENDFSVSQAEVSSRQAMLENASDIKLEKFSISAHGKELFVNADLYIVAGRRYGLVGPNGKGKTTLLKHIANRALSIPPNIDVLLCEQEVVADETPAVQAVLRADTKRLKLLEEERRLQGQLEQGDDAAAERLEKVYEELRATGAAAAEAKARRILAGLGFDPEMQNRPTQKFSGGWRMRVSLARALFMEPTLLMLDEPTNHLDLNAVIWLNNYLQGWRKTLLIVSHDQGFLDDVCTDIIHLDAQRLHYYRGNYMTFKKMYQQKQKELLKQYEKQEKKLKELKAGGKSTKQAEKQTKEALTRKQQKCRRKNQDEESQEAPELLKRPKEYTVRFTFPNPPPLSPPVLGLHGVTFGYEGQKPLFKNLDFGIDMDSRICIVGPNGVGKSTLLLLLTGKLTPTRGEMRKNHRLKIGFFNQQYAEQLRMEETPTEYLQRGFNLPYQDARKCLGRFGLESHAHTIQICKLSGGQKARVVFAELACWEPDVLILDEPTNNLDIESIDALGEAINEYKGAVIVVSHDARLITETNCQLWVVEEQSVSQIDGDFEDYKREVLEALGEVMVNRPRE, from the exons ACAAAGTggtgaagaaagggaagaaggacaaaaagaccaaaaagacG TTCTTTGAGGAACTGGCAGTAGAAGATAAACAggctggggaagaagagaaagtgcTCAAGGAGAAGGAGCAGCCACAACAGCAACAGCAG CAAAAAAAGAAACGAGACACCCGAAAAGGCCGGCGGAAGAAGGACGTGGACGatgatggagaagagaaagagctcATGGAGCGTCTTAAGAAGCTCTCAGTGCCAGCCAGTGATGAGGAGGATGAGG TACCTGCCCCAATACCCCgaggagggaagaaaaccaaG GGTGGTAATGTTTTTGCAGCCCTGATTCAGGATCAAagtgaggatgaggaggaggaagaaaaacatcCTCCCAAGCCTGCCAAGTTGGAAAAGAATCGGATTAATAAG GCGGTATCTGAGGAACAACAGCCTGGGCTgaagggcagaaagggaaaggaagagaagtcaAAGGGGAAGACCAAG CCTCAAAATAAATTTGCTGCTCTGGAcaatgaagaggaggaggatgaagaagaagaaataacaaaacaaaaggagccacccagacaaGGGAGGGAGAAGACCATGAAGGCAGAGCAG GgttcagaggaagaaggagaagaggaggaagaagaaggggagtCTAAGGCTGATGATCCTTATGTGCACCTTagcaaaaaggagaagaaaaagctaAAGAAACAA atGGAGTATGAGCGCCAGGTGGCTTCATTAAAAGCAGCCAATGCTGCTGAAAATGATTTCTCCGTCTCCCAAGCAGAGGTGTCCTCCCGCCAAGCCATGTTAGAAAATGCATCTGACATTAAG CTGGAGAAGTTCAGCATCTCGGCCCATGGCAAGGAGTTATTTGTCAACGCAGACTTGTACATTGTAGCTGGCCGCCGCTATGGGCTAGTGGGACCCAACGG CAAGGGCAAGACTACTCTCCTCAAGCACATTGCCAACCGGGCCTTGAGCATACCTCCCAACATTGACGTGCTGCTGTGTGAGCAGG AGGTGGTAGCAGATGAGACGCCAGCTGTGCAGGCTGTTCTTCGGGCCGACACCAAGCGATTGAAACTGTTGGAAGAGGAGCGACGGCTCCAGGGGCAGCTGGAGCAGGGAGATGATGCAGCTGCTGAGAGGCTAGAGAAG gtATATGAGGAATTGCGGGCGACTGGGGCAGCAGCTGCAGAGGCCAAAGCCCGGCGGATCCTGGCTGGTCTGGGCTTTGACCCTGAAATGCAGAATCGGCCCACACAGAAGTTCTCTGGGGGCTGGCGCATGCGTGTCTCCCTGGCCAG GGCATTGTTCATGGAGCCCACGCTGCTGATGTTGGATGAACCTACCAACCACCTGGACCTCAATGCTGTCATCTGGCTCAATAA CTACCTCCAGGGCTGGCGGAAGACATTGCTCATCGTTTCCCATGACCAGGGCTTTCTGGACGATGTCTGCACCGATATTATTCATCTCGATGCCCAGCGGCTCCATTACTATCGGGGCAATTACA TGACCTTCAAGAAGATGTATCAGCAGAAGCAGAAAGAACTGCTGAAGCAGTATGAGAAGCAGGAGAAGAAGCTGAAGGAGCTAAAGGCAGGTGGCAAGTCCACCAAGCAGGCG gaaaagcaaacaaaggaagCCCTGACTCGAAAGCAGCAGAAATGCCGGCGGAAAAACCAAGATGAGGAATCGCAAGAGGCCCCCGAGCTCCTGAAGCGCCCCAAGGAGTATACTGTGCGCTTTACTTTCCCTAATCCCCCACCGCTCAGCCCTCCTGTGCTGGGTCTGCATG GTGTGACGTTTGGCTATGAGGGGCAGAAACCACTCTTTAAGAACCTGGATTTTGGCATTGACATGGATTCAAGGA TATGCATCGTGGGCCCTAACGGTGTGGGGAAGAGCACCCTGCTTCTGTTGTTGACGGGCAAGCTGACACCA ACTcgtggagaaatgagaaagaaccACCGGTTG AAAATTGGCTTCTTCAACCAGCAGTATGCAGAACAGCTGCGCATGGAGGAAACACCCACTGAATATCTGCAGCGGGGCTTCAACCTGCCCTACCAGGATGCCCGGAAGTGCCTAGGCCGCTTTGGCCTTGAGAGTCATGCCCACACCATCCAGATCTGCAAACTCTCTG GTGGGCAAAAAGCCCGAGTTGTGTTTGCTGAGCTGGCTTGTTGGGAACCCGATGTCCTCATCTTG GATGAACCCACCAATAACTTGGACATTGAGTCTATTGATGCTCTTGGGGAAGCCATCAATGAATACAAGGGTG
- the ABCF1 gene encoding ATP-binding cassette sub-family F member 1 isoform X1 has product MPKGPKQQPPEPEWIGDGESTSPTDKVVKKGKKDKKTKKTFFEELAVEDKQAGEEEKVLKEKEQPQQQQQQQKKKRDTRKGRRKKDVDDDGEEKELMERLKKLSVPASDEEDEVPAPIPRGGKKTKGGNVFAALIQDQSEDEEEEEKHPPKPAKLEKNRINKAVSEEQQPGLKGRKGKEEKSKGKTKPQNKFAALDNEEEEDEEEEITKQKEPPRQGREKTMKAEQGSEEEGEEEEEEGESKADDPYVHLSKKEKKKLKKQMEYERQVASLKAANAAENDFSVSQAEVSSRQAMLENASDIKLEKFSISAHGKELFVNADLYIVAGRRYGLVGPNGKGKTTLLKHIANRALSIPPNIDVLLCEQEVVADETPAVQAVLRADTKRLKLLEEERRLQGQLEQGDDAAAERLEKVYEELRATGAAAAEAKARRILAGLGFDPEMQNRPTQKFSGGWRMRVSLARALFMEPTLLMLDEPTNHLDLNAVIWLNNYLQGWRKTLLIVSHDQGFLDDVCTDIIHLDAQRLHYYRGNYMTFKKMYQQKQKELLKQYEKQEKKLKELKAGGKSTKQAEKQTKEALTRKQQKCRRKNQDEESQEAPELLKRPKEYTVRFTFPNPPPLSPPVLGLHGVTFGYEGQKPLFKNLDFGIDMDSRICIVGPNGVGKSTLLLLLTGKLTPTRGEMRKNHRLKIGFFNQQYAEQLRMEETPTEYLQRGFNLPYQDARKCLGRFGLESHAHTIQICKLSGGQKARVVFAELACWEPDVLILDEPTNNLDIESIDALGEAINEYKGAVIVVSHDARLITETNCQLWVVEEQSVSQIDGDFEDYKREVLEALGEVMVNRPRE; this is encoded by the exons ACAAAGTggtgaagaaagggaagaaggacaaaaagaccaaaaagacG TTCTTTGAGGAACTGGCAGTAGAAGATAAACAggctggggaagaagagaaagtgcTCAAGGAGAAGGAGCAGCCACAACAGCAACAGCAG caGCAAAAAAAGAAACGAGACACCCGAAAAGGCCGGCGGAAGAAGGACGTGGACGatgatggagaagagaaagagctcATGGAGCGTCTTAAGAAGCTCTCAGTGCCAGCCAGTGATGAGGAGGATGAGG TACCTGCCCCAATACCCCgaggagggaagaaaaccaaG GGTGGTAATGTTTTTGCAGCCCTGATTCAGGATCAAagtgaggatgaggaggaggaagaaaaacatcCTCCCAAGCCTGCCAAGTTGGAAAAGAATCGGATTAATAAG GCGGTATCTGAGGAACAACAGCCTGGGCTgaagggcagaaagggaaaggaagagaagtcaAAGGGGAAGACCAAG CCTCAAAATAAATTTGCTGCTCTGGAcaatgaagaggaggaggatgaagaagaagaaataacaaaacaaaaggagccacccagacaaGGGAGGGAGAAGACCATGAAGGCAGAGCAG GgttcagaggaagaaggagaagaggaggaagaagaaggggagtCTAAGGCTGATGATCCTTATGTGCACCTTagcaaaaaggagaagaaaaagctaAAGAAACAA atGGAGTATGAGCGCCAGGTGGCTTCATTAAAAGCAGCCAATGCTGCTGAAAATGATTTCTCCGTCTCCCAAGCAGAGGTGTCCTCCCGCCAAGCCATGTTAGAAAATGCATCTGACATTAAG CTGGAGAAGTTCAGCATCTCGGCCCATGGCAAGGAGTTATTTGTCAACGCAGACTTGTACATTGTAGCTGGCCGCCGCTATGGGCTAGTGGGACCCAACGG CAAGGGCAAGACTACTCTCCTCAAGCACATTGCCAACCGGGCCTTGAGCATACCTCCCAACATTGACGTGCTGCTGTGTGAGCAGG AGGTGGTAGCAGATGAGACGCCAGCTGTGCAGGCTGTTCTTCGGGCCGACACCAAGCGATTGAAACTGTTGGAAGAGGAGCGACGGCTCCAGGGGCAGCTGGAGCAGGGAGATGATGCAGCTGCTGAGAGGCTAGAGAAG gtATATGAGGAATTGCGGGCGACTGGGGCAGCAGCTGCAGAGGCCAAAGCCCGGCGGATCCTGGCTGGTCTGGGCTTTGACCCTGAAATGCAGAATCGGCCCACACAGAAGTTCTCTGGGGGCTGGCGCATGCGTGTCTCCCTGGCCAG GGCATTGTTCATGGAGCCCACGCTGCTGATGTTGGATGAACCTACCAACCACCTGGACCTCAATGCTGTCATCTGGCTCAATAA CTACCTCCAGGGCTGGCGGAAGACATTGCTCATCGTTTCCCATGACCAGGGCTTTCTGGACGATGTCTGCACCGATATTATTCATCTCGATGCCCAGCGGCTCCATTACTATCGGGGCAATTACA TGACCTTCAAGAAGATGTATCAGCAGAAGCAGAAAGAACTGCTGAAGCAGTATGAGAAGCAGGAGAAGAAGCTGAAGGAGCTAAAGGCAGGTGGCAAGTCCACCAAGCAGGCG gaaaagcaaacaaaggaagCCCTGACTCGAAAGCAGCAGAAATGCCGGCGGAAAAACCAAGATGAGGAATCGCAAGAGGCCCCCGAGCTCCTGAAGCGCCCCAAGGAGTATACTGTGCGCTTTACTTTCCCTAATCCCCCACCGCTCAGCCCTCCTGTGCTGGGTCTGCATG GTGTGACGTTTGGCTATGAGGGGCAGAAACCACTCTTTAAGAACCTGGATTTTGGCATTGACATGGATTCAAGGA TATGCATCGTGGGCCCTAACGGTGTGGGGAAGAGCACCCTGCTTCTGTTGTTGACGGGCAAGCTGACACCA ACTcgtggagaaatgagaaagaaccACCGGTTG AAAATTGGCTTCTTCAACCAGCAGTATGCAGAACAGCTGCGCATGGAGGAAACACCCACTGAATATCTGCAGCGGGGCTTCAACCTGCCCTACCAGGATGCCCGGAAGTGCCTAGGCCGCTTTGGCCTTGAGAGTCATGCCCACACCATCCAGATCTGCAAACTCTCTG GTGGGCAAAAAGCCCGAGTTGTGTTTGCTGAGCTGGCTTGTTGGGAACCCGATGTCCTCATCTTG GATGAACCCACCAATAACTTGGACATTGAGTCTATTGATGCTCTTGGGGAAGCCATCAATGAATACAAGGGTG